In Drosophila innubila isolate TH190305 chromosome 2R unlocalized genomic scaffold, UK_Dinn_1.0 1_C_2R, whole genome shotgun sequence, the following are encoded in one genomic region:
- the LOC117785247 gene encoding serine/threonine-protein kinase 10 isoform X4 — protein sequence MSFITNMKKIFHLGGGGEAKKKRLYNNIKMDTDPADYWEMVGELGDGAFGKVYKAQHKEHKRFAAAKMCTLEDEENLSDHMVEIDILSEIKHSNIVELYEAFSLDDKLWMLIEYCDGGALDSIMVELEKPLTEPQIAYVCKHMTEGLTFLHKNKVIHRDLKAGNVLLTMEGGVKLADFGVSAKNKHTMQKHDTFIGTPYWMAPELVLCETFRDNPYDHKVDIWSLGITLIELAQMEPPNSEMSPMRVLLKIQKSEPPKLEQPSRWSKEFNDFLKKSLVKDPQQRPSTEMLLQHGFINSNLDAKPIKDLLLEYKAEVVEEVVDDEAEEPRNSALQLDLDDDSASLQSQDIDKLPGTPTSISRDSKEQSHPSSSLPTAAAAAAATTTTTATATTKATTPDKPNHSKEDNAPGVAEPTAPHTKVPAPAPPSPPAPQQQQQPQQQQQPTQPQQVPQAAAVPQPKATEDVAATETSDKSDADKKHFVKKEKGKAPPPPSVVAAATAAIAKQPQDVEPASPKKLTEPTAAIEVSIGQDIVETKPQPPSPTASSIISVQSVASSSSSSSATGAVLSSSTSLITINSSDASPRLRQQQQPCAPPAPPSSAQHLVLPNSLESVSQITVVTSTHPPVIIDNSQQSAQNEVIIVSNDLNKSTHLHESSTDDDFPSLDDSLGDQVKQSSMILTVNERQEGAASAAVHARKLDESEVLIVSPSYADDDSAYNTASGSHDHSDQLLLMDTSHVSVVTVGDEVIKVKDSSHQQPSGGSKRQQLNGIVPEDVNIIVNRFKPGQEQEKRISPDISLGSGSSDNGSVRGRRGVEVQITGGSGGGDADSIGTNTSQDSRNEVDNKQQSMMPPPPPSMVNNSNHYHHHHNQPQAIDEEEEADVVVIRQKPRVKPSAVGGLTKEEIELRNLRKKTRKRTRKFEIDGVQMTTTTSRVIYGDEENGRIYDDHDFRKQELRELKMLQKQEKKQQTELYVKEQLAKEQQDRRFEQERVSLEKTYEADMDTLARQHKQLIEKTEQTQENELRSSSKRIRSEQEQELKIFRENLKQEIRLLKQEVDLFPKDKRKDEFKQRRTAMELDHEEKERAFLDSLKERHELLLRRLSEKHRDHLATINRNFLQQKQNAMRTREALLWELEEKQLHERHQLSKRHVKELCFMQRHQMIIRHEKELDQVKRMLLRKEEDLLKKQTLEKRALPKRIRAERKARDLMFRESLRISTNLDPEIERDRLKKFQEQEKKRYMQEERRFEVKHQKQLEELRATRDSAIRELEQLQNEKRKALVEHEHAKLSEIDERLKAELRDWREQLVPRKQQLQQRLQQERLEETFAQQLDEMETLYGGALIVSMPSDTLQRDHFTGSTRSSLSSYSEG from the exons ATGTCCTTCATAACGAACATGAAGAAGATCTTCCACCTGGGTGGTGGCGGGGAGGCCAAAAAGAAACGTctctacaacaacatcaaaatgGACACCGATCCGGCGGATTATTGGGAAATGGTCGGTGAATTGGGTGATGGCGCCTTTGGCAAGGTCTACAAAGCCCAGCACAAGGAGCATAAACGATTTGCGGCTGCCAAAATGTGTACTCTTGAGGATGAGGAGAATCTGAGTGATCACATGGTCGAAATTGATATACTCTCTGAGATAAAGCACTCAAATATTGTTGAGCTGTATGAGGCGTTCTCGTTAGATGACAAACTTTGG ATGCTTATTGAGTACTGTGACGGCGGTGCCTTGGACAGCATCATGGTGGAACTGGAGAAGCCACTGACAGAGCCACAAATTGCCTATGTGTGCAAGCACATGACCGAGGGCCTAACATTTCTGCACAAGAACAAGGTCATCCATCGGGATCTGAAGGCGGGCAATGTATTGCTAACCATGGAGGGTGGCGTCAAGCTGG CTGATTTTGGTGTGTcagccaaaaataaacacacgATGCAGAAGCACGACACATTCATTGGCACACCCTATTGGATGGCACCCGAACTGGTGCTGTGCGAAACGTTTCGAGATAATCCGTATGATCACAAGGTGGATATTTGGTCACTCGGCATAACTCTCATCGAGTTGGCCCAGATGGAGCCGCCCAATAGCGAAATGTCGCCAATGCGTGTCCTGCTCAAAATCCAAAAGAGCGAACCGCCCAAACTAGAGCAGCCGAGCAGATGGAGCAAGGAGTTTAATGATTTTCTTAAAAAGTCTTTAGTCAAG GATCCACAGCAGCGTCCTTCAACGGAAATGCTGCTGCAACATGGTTTTATAAACAGCAATTTGGATGCCAAACCCATTAAGGATCTGCTGCTCGAGTACAAGGCCGAGGTTGTCGAGGAGGTCGTCGATGATGAGGCTGAG GAACCCCGCAACTCGGCGCTCCAGCTCGACCTGGACGATGACTCTGCTTCGCTGCAGAGCCAAGACATTGACAAAC TTCCAGGTACACCTACATCCATATCGCGGGATTCCAAAGAGCAATCCCATCCAAGTAGTAGTctaccaacagcagcagcagcagctgctgcaactacaacaacaacagcaacagcaactactaaagcaacaacaccagACAAACCAAACCACAGCAAGGAGGACAATGCGCCAGGAGTGGCCGAACCAACAGCGCCACATACCAAAGTGCCCGCTCCTGCGCCGCCGTCACCACCAgcgccacagcagcaacaacaaccacaacaacaacaacagccaacacAACCACAGCAAGTACCACAAGCAGCTGCTGTGCCGCAACCAAAGGCAACTGAAGATGTTGCTGCAACAGAAACAAGCGATAAGTCGGATGCAGACAAAAAG CACTTTGTCAAAAAGGAAAAGGGCAAAGCGCCTCCACCGCCTTCGGTTGTCGCTGCTGCAACCGCTGCTATCGCAAAGCAGCCACAGGATGTTGAGCCAGCATCGCCCAAGAAATTAACAGAGCCTACAGCAGCCATTGAAGTGAGCATTGGCCAGGACATTGTGGAGACAAAACCACAGCCGCCATCGCCTACAGCTTCATCCATTATATCTGTACAGTCTGTTGCATCGAGCAGCAGCTCGAGTAGCGCAACAGGCGCTGTGTTGAGCTCGAGCACCTCGCTGATAACCATCAACAGCAGCGATGCATCTCCGAGATtgcgtcagcagcagcagccatgTGCACCACCGGCACCACCATCGTCTGCACAGCATTTGGTGCTGCCGAATAGTCTGGAATCGGTTAGTCAAATCACAGTCGTGACGAGCACGCATCCGCCAGTGATTATTGACAACTCGCAGCAGTCGGCACAGAATGAGGTCATCATTGTGTCAAATGACTTGAATAAGAGCACACATCTGCATGAGTCATCCACGGACGATGACTTCCCCTCGCTGGACGACAGTCTGGGAGATCAAGTGAAGCAATCATCAATGATACTGACTGTAAATGAGCGCCAAGAAGGCGCTGCATCCGCTGCTGTCCATGCACGCAAGCTGGACGAAAGCGAAGTATTGATTGTGAGTCCTTCGTATGCGGATGACGATTCGGCTTATAATACTGCATCTGGAAGTCACGATCACAGCGATCAACTGCTGCTGATGGACACCAGCCACGTCTCTGTGGTTACAGTCGGGGATGAGGTCATTAAGGTGAAAGATAGCAGCCATCAACAGCCCAGTGGCGGCAGCAAACGACAGCAGCTTAATGGCATTGTGCCTGAGGATGTCAACATCATTGTGAATCGCTTCAAGCCAGGACAAGAGCAAGAGAAACGCATCTCACCAGACATCAGCCTTGGTTCCGGTTCAAGTGACAATGGATCCGTGCGGGGACGACGTGGAGTGGAAGTGCAGATCACAGGCGGCAGCGGAGGTGGCGATGCGGACAGCATTGGCACCAACACTAGTCAGGACAGTCGCAACGAGGTGGATAACAAGCAGCAGTCAATGATGCCCCCACCGCCTCCCTCTAtggtcaacaacagcaaccattatcatcatcatcataatcagcCGCAGGCCATCGATGAAGAGGAGGAGGCGGACGTGGTTGTTATACGTCAGAAGCCGCGTGTAAAGCCATCAGCTGTTGGTGGACTCACGAAGGAGGAGATCGAGCTGCGCAATTTGCGTAAGAAGACGCGTAAACGTACCCGTAAATTTGAGATTGATGGGGTGcagatgacgacgacgaccaGTCGTGTCATCTATGGCGATGAGGAGAATGGCCGCATCTATGATGATCACGATTTCCGCAAACAAGAGCTGCGCGAACTCAAAATGTTGCAGAAGCAggagaaaaaacaacaaactgaaCTGTATGTTAAGGAGCAGCTGGCCAAGGAGCAACAAGATCGTCGTTTTGAGCAGGAGCGCGTCTCATTAGAGAAAACATATGAGGCCGATATGGATACGCTGGCTCGACAACACAAACAGTTGATTGAGAAGACCGAGCAGACGCAGGAGAATGAGCTGCGAAGCTCCTCGAAACGCATACGATccgagcaggagcaggagcttAAGATATTCCGCGAGAATCTTAAGCAAGAGATTCGACTGCTCAAGCAGGAGGTTGATTTGTTTCCCAAAGACAAGCGCAAGGATGAGTTCAAGCAGCGACGCACCGCCATGGAGTTGGATCATGAGGAGAAGGAGCGCGCCTTCCTTGATTCGCTAAAGGAACGAcatgagctgctgctgcgtcgcCTCAGCGAGAAGCATCGCGATCATTTGGCCACCATCAATCGCAATTTCTTGCAGCAGAAACAGAATGCGATGCGTACGCGTGAGGCGTTGCTCTGGGAGCTGGAGGAGAAGCAGCTGCACGAGCGTCATCAACTATCGAAGCGACATGTCAAGGAGCTGTGCTTCATGCAGCGCCATCAGATGATTATACGCCATGAAAAGGAGCTCGATCAAGTCAAGCGCATGTTACTGCGCAAGGAGGAGGATCTGCTCAAGAAGCAGACCCTCGAGAAGCGTGCTCTTCCCAAGCGCATTCGAGCCGAACGCAAGGCACGTGACCTCATGTTCCGTGAATCGTTGCGCATATCAACAAATCTGGATCCAGAAATCGAGCGTGATCGCTTAAAGAAG TTCCAGGAGCAGGAGAAGAAACGCTATATGCAGGAGGAGCGTCGCTTTGAGGTCAAGCATCAAAAACAATTGGAGGAACTTCGCGCCACACGTGATAGCGCCATAAG AGAACTGGAGCAGCTGCAGAATGAGAAACGAAAGGCGCTTGTGGAGCATGAGCATGCTAAGCTCTCGGAGATCGATGAACGTCTCAAGGCGGAGCTGAGAGATTGGCGCGAACAGCTTGTGCCACGCAAACAG
- the LOC117785247 gene encoding serine/threonine-protein kinase 10 isoform X6 yields the protein MSFITNMKKIFHLGGGGEAKKKRLYNNIKMDTDPADYWEMVGELGDGAFGKVYKAQHKEHKRFAAAKMCTLEDEENLSDHMVEIDILSEIKHSNIVELYEAFSLDDKLWMLIEYCDGGALDSIMVELEKPLTEPQIAYVCKHMTEGLTFLHKNKVIHRDLKAGNVLLTMEGGVKLADFGVSAKNKHTMQKHDTFIGTPYWMAPELVLCETFRDNPYDHKVDIWSLGITLIELAQMEPPNSEMSPMRVLLKIQKSEPPKLEQPSRWSKEFNDFLKKSLVKDPQQRPSTEMLLQHGFINSNLDAKPIKDLLLEYKAEVVEEVVDDEAEEPRNSALQLDLDDDSASLQSQDIDKLPGTPTSISRDSKEQSHPSSSLPTAAAAAAATTTTTATATTKATTPDKPNHSKEDNAPGVAEPTAPHTKVPAPAPPSPPAPQQQQQPQQQQQPTQPQQVPQAAAVPQPKATEDVAATETSDKSDADKKHFVKKEKGKAPPPPSVVAAATAAIAKQPQDVEPASPKKLTEPTAAIEVSIGQDIVETKPQPPSPTASSIISVQSVASSSSSSSATGAVLSSSTSLITINSSDASPRLRQQQQPCAPPAPPSSAQHLVLPNSLESVSQITVVTSTHPPVIIDNSQQSAQNEVIIVSNDLNKSTHLHESSTDDDFPSLDDSLGDQVKQSSMILTVNERQEGAASAAVHARKLDESEVLIVSPSYADDDSAYNTASGSHDHSDQLLLMDTSHVSVVTVGDEVIKVKDSSHQQPSGGSKRQQLNGIVPEDVNIIVNRFKPGQEQEKRISPDISLGSGSSDNGSVRGRRGVEVQITGGSGGGDADSIGTNTSQDSRNEVDNKQQSMMPPPPPSMVNNSNHYHHHHNQPQAIDEEEEADVVVIRQKPRVKPSAVGGLTKEEIELRNLRKKTRKRTRKFEIDGVQMTTTTSRVIYGDEENGRIYDDHDFRKQELRELKMLQKQEKKQQTELYVKEQLAKEQQDRRFEQERVSLEKTYEADMDTLARQHKQLIEKTEQTQENELRSSSKRIRSEQEQELKIFRENLKQEIRLLKQEVDLFPKDKRKDEFKQRRTAMELDHEEKERAFLDSLKERHELLLRRLSEKHRDHLATINRNFLQQKQNAMRTREALLWELEEKQLHERHQLSKRHVKELCFMQRHQMIIRHEKELDQVKRMLLRKEEDLLKKQTLEKRALPKRIRAERKARDLMFRESLRISTNLDPEIERDRLKKFQEQEKKRYMQEERRFEVKHQKQLEELRATRDSAIRELEQLQNEKRKALVEHEHAKLSEIDERLKAELRDWREQLVPRKQRLEETFAQQLDEMETLYGGALIVSMPSDTLQRDHFTGSTRSSLSSYSEG from the exons ATGTCCTTCATAACGAACATGAAGAAGATCTTCCACCTGGGTGGTGGCGGGGAGGCCAAAAAGAAACGTctctacaacaacatcaaaatgGACACCGATCCGGCGGATTATTGGGAAATGGTCGGTGAATTGGGTGATGGCGCCTTTGGCAAGGTCTACAAAGCCCAGCACAAGGAGCATAAACGATTTGCGGCTGCCAAAATGTGTACTCTTGAGGATGAGGAGAATCTGAGTGATCACATGGTCGAAATTGATATACTCTCTGAGATAAAGCACTCAAATATTGTTGAGCTGTATGAGGCGTTCTCGTTAGATGACAAACTTTGG ATGCTTATTGAGTACTGTGACGGCGGTGCCTTGGACAGCATCATGGTGGAACTGGAGAAGCCACTGACAGAGCCACAAATTGCCTATGTGTGCAAGCACATGACCGAGGGCCTAACATTTCTGCACAAGAACAAGGTCATCCATCGGGATCTGAAGGCGGGCAATGTATTGCTAACCATGGAGGGTGGCGTCAAGCTGG CTGATTTTGGTGTGTcagccaaaaataaacacacgATGCAGAAGCACGACACATTCATTGGCACACCCTATTGGATGGCACCCGAACTGGTGCTGTGCGAAACGTTTCGAGATAATCCGTATGATCACAAGGTGGATATTTGGTCACTCGGCATAACTCTCATCGAGTTGGCCCAGATGGAGCCGCCCAATAGCGAAATGTCGCCAATGCGTGTCCTGCTCAAAATCCAAAAGAGCGAACCGCCCAAACTAGAGCAGCCGAGCAGATGGAGCAAGGAGTTTAATGATTTTCTTAAAAAGTCTTTAGTCAAG GATCCACAGCAGCGTCCTTCAACGGAAATGCTGCTGCAACATGGTTTTATAAACAGCAATTTGGATGCCAAACCCATTAAGGATCTGCTGCTCGAGTACAAGGCCGAGGTTGTCGAGGAGGTCGTCGATGATGAGGCTGAG GAACCCCGCAACTCGGCGCTCCAGCTCGACCTGGACGATGACTCTGCTTCGCTGCAGAGCCAAGACATTGACAAAC TTCCAGGTACACCTACATCCATATCGCGGGATTCCAAAGAGCAATCCCATCCAAGTAGTAGTctaccaacagcagcagcagcagctgctgcaactacaacaacaacagcaacagcaactactaaagcaacaacaccagACAAACCAAACCACAGCAAGGAGGACAATGCGCCAGGAGTGGCCGAACCAACAGCGCCACATACCAAAGTGCCCGCTCCTGCGCCGCCGTCACCACCAgcgccacagcagcaacaacaaccacaacaacaacaacagccaacacAACCACAGCAAGTACCACAAGCAGCTGCTGTGCCGCAACCAAAGGCAACTGAAGATGTTGCTGCAACAGAAACAAGCGATAAGTCGGATGCAGACAAAAAG CACTTTGTCAAAAAGGAAAAGGGCAAAGCGCCTCCACCGCCTTCGGTTGTCGCTGCTGCAACCGCTGCTATCGCAAAGCAGCCACAGGATGTTGAGCCAGCATCGCCCAAGAAATTAACAGAGCCTACAGCAGCCATTGAAGTGAGCATTGGCCAGGACATTGTGGAGACAAAACCACAGCCGCCATCGCCTACAGCTTCATCCATTATATCTGTACAGTCTGTTGCATCGAGCAGCAGCTCGAGTAGCGCAACAGGCGCTGTGTTGAGCTCGAGCACCTCGCTGATAACCATCAACAGCAGCGATGCATCTCCGAGATtgcgtcagcagcagcagccatgTGCACCACCGGCACCACCATCGTCTGCACAGCATTTGGTGCTGCCGAATAGTCTGGAATCGGTTAGTCAAATCACAGTCGTGACGAGCACGCATCCGCCAGTGATTATTGACAACTCGCAGCAGTCGGCACAGAATGAGGTCATCATTGTGTCAAATGACTTGAATAAGAGCACACATCTGCATGAGTCATCCACGGACGATGACTTCCCCTCGCTGGACGACAGTCTGGGAGATCAAGTGAAGCAATCATCAATGATACTGACTGTAAATGAGCGCCAAGAAGGCGCTGCATCCGCTGCTGTCCATGCACGCAAGCTGGACGAAAGCGAAGTATTGATTGTGAGTCCTTCGTATGCGGATGACGATTCGGCTTATAATACTGCATCTGGAAGTCACGATCACAGCGATCAACTGCTGCTGATGGACACCAGCCACGTCTCTGTGGTTACAGTCGGGGATGAGGTCATTAAGGTGAAAGATAGCAGCCATCAACAGCCCAGTGGCGGCAGCAAACGACAGCAGCTTAATGGCATTGTGCCTGAGGATGTCAACATCATTGTGAATCGCTTCAAGCCAGGACAAGAGCAAGAGAAACGCATCTCACCAGACATCAGCCTTGGTTCCGGTTCAAGTGACAATGGATCCGTGCGGGGACGACGTGGAGTGGAAGTGCAGATCACAGGCGGCAGCGGAGGTGGCGATGCGGACAGCATTGGCACCAACACTAGTCAGGACAGTCGCAACGAGGTGGATAACAAGCAGCAGTCAATGATGCCCCCACCGCCTCCCTCTAtggtcaacaacagcaaccattatcatcatcatcataatcagcCGCAGGCCATCGATGAAGAGGAGGAGGCGGACGTGGTTGTTATACGTCAGAAGCCGCGTGTAAAGCCATCAGCTGTTGGTGGACTCACGAAGGAGGAGATCGAGCTGCGCAATTTGCGTAAGAAGACGCGTAAACGTACCCGTAAATTTGAGATTGATGGGGTGcagatgacgacgacgaccaGTCGTGTCATCTATGGCGATGAGGAGAATGGCCGCATCTATGATGATCACGATTTCCGCAAACAAGAGCTGCGCGAACTCAAAATGTTGCAGAAGCAggagaaaaaacaacaaactgaaCTGTATGTTAAGGAGCAGCTGGCCAAGGAGCAACAAGATCGTCGTTTTGAGCAGGAGCGCGTCTCATTAGAGAAAACATATGAGGCCGATATGGATACGCTGGCTCGACAACACAAACAGTTGATTGAGAAGACCGAGCAGACGCAGGAGAATGAGCTGCGAAGCTCCTCGAAACGCATACGATccgagcaggagcaggagcttAAGATATTCCGCGAGAATCTTAAGCAAGAGATTCGACTGCTCAAGCAGGAGGTTGATTTGTTTCCCAAAGACAAGCGCAAGGATGAGTTCAAGCAGCGACGCACCGCCATGGAGTTGGATCATGAGGAGAAGGAGCGCGCCTTCCTTGATTCGCTAAAGGAACGAcatgagctgctgctgcgtcgcCTCAGCGAGAAGCATCGCGATCATTTGGCCACCATCAATCGCAATTTCTTGCAGCAGAAACAGAATGCGATGCGTACGCGTGAGGCGTTGCTCTGGGAGCTGGAGGAGAAGCAGCTGCACGAGCGTCATCAACTATCGAAGCGACATGTCAAGGAGCTGTGCTTCATGCAGCGCCATCAGATGATTATACGCCATGAAAAGGAGCTCGATCAAGTCAAGCGCATGTTACTGCGCAAGGAGGAGGATCTGCTCAAGAAGCAGACCCTCGAGAAGCGTGCTCTTCCCAAGCGCATTCGAGCCGAACGCAAGGCACGTGACCTCATGTTCCGTGAATCGTTGCGCATATCAACAAATCTGGATCCAGAAATCGAGCGTGATCGCTTAAAGAAG TTCCAGGAGCAGGAGAAGAAACGCTATATGCAGGAGGAGCGTCGCTTTGAGGTCAAGCATCAAAAACAATTGGAGGAACTTCGCGCCACACGTGATAGCGCCATAAG AGAACTGGAGCAGCTGCAGAATGAGAAACGAAAGGCGCTTGTGGAGCATGAGCATGCTAAGCTCTCGGAGATCGATGAACGTCTCAAGGCGGAGCTGAGAGATTGGCGCGAACAGCTTGTGCCACGCAAACAG